GCAGGACGTCCGCGACGTCGTCGTACTGACGCCAGTGGTCGCGCTCAGCCGGCCCGAGCACGGCGGCGGGACGGCCGGACACGGTGATCACGAGGTGCTCGCCGGCTTCGGCCCGGCGGACCAGATCGCTCGCGTTCTGCCGCAGCTCGCGCAGTCCCAGTGCATCCATACGTCAAAGGTAGCACATGTGCTACTTCACAACCACTGGCTGGCGGTGTGGATGATGAGGCCTACCAGGGCTCCGACGACCGTGCCGTTGATGCGGATGAACTGGAGGTCGCGGCCGACGTGGAGTTCGATGCGGGCCGAGGCTTCGCGGCCGTCCCAGCGTTCGATGGTGTCGGAGATGACGGAGACGATCTCGCTGCCGTAGGTGCGGACGACGTACGCGACGGCCTCGGTGGCTCGGGCGTCGACCTTGGCGCGCAGGGGGTCGTCGGTCTGGAGGCGGGTGCCCAGGTCCTTGATG
The Kribbella italica DNA segment above includes these coding regions:
- a CDS encoding type II toxin-antitoxin system Phd/YefM family antitoxin, which codes for MDALGLRELRQNASDLVRRAEAGEHLVITVSGRPAAVLGPAERDHWRQYDDVADVLRVRTDEDWATDRDLVDHDLRDPWAEGDQ